The genomic DNA GATCGCCGCCGCACAGCCCTACACGCCCGGCGCGGCCATCTCCATCAACGGCTGGGAGATCAAGCTGCAGGGCTCGCCGAACACCGGCGACACGGTCGTCATCGGCAATGCCGCCGACCCCCAGTACGGCGACACGTTCACCCGCAACTCGGGCAACGCCAGCGCCCTCATGGGCCTGCGCGACGTGAAGATGTTCGACGACTCCACGCTCAGCGACGGCTACGCGGGCGCCATCGCCCAGGTGGGGACCCGCACGCAGAGCGCGCTGTTCGCCGCCGAGCTGTCCACCACCATCGCGTCCAACCTGGAGCGGGACCGCACCGCGATCTCGGGGGTGAATCTGGACGAAGAGGCCGCAAGGCTGATCCAATACCAGCAGGCCTACCAGGCATCTTCCAAGATGATCCAGATCGCGCAAAACATCTTTGACTCGCTGCTGCAGGGCCTGGGCCGCTGAATGCGGACGGGAGTTAGGAGTTCGACATGAGCAATAGCATCTACCGCCTTGGCACCGCCAACATGTATGACAACGCCCTGCGCAATCTGGGCACGCGGCAGACCAGCCTGTCGAACCTGCAGGAAAACCTGACCTCGGGCAAGCGCGTGGTGCGGGCGAGCGACGACCCGGTGTCGGCCGCGCAGGCCGAGCGCGCCATCAACCGCCTGGCCCGCATCCAGACCGAGCAGCGCGCGCTGGAAACCCAGCGCAACGCCATCGCGCAGGCCGAATCGGCCCTGGGCGATGCCGTGAATCTGGTACAGAACTTCCGCGAACTGGTGGTGAGCGCCGGCAATGCCGCCCTCACCCCCAACGAGCGCACCACCATCGCCAACCAGCTGCAGGGCTTGCGCGAACAGCTGGTGGAAGTGGCCAACCGCAAGGACACCAACGGCATTCCGCTGCTGGGCGCGCTGGGCAGCGCGCTCGCGCCGTTCCTCGGCCCGCTGAGCAGCTCGCCGGACTACAGCTTCGACGGGCTGCCCGGGCAGGCGGCCAGCTCCGGCGTGACCATTCCCGGCGCGCTGGACGGCGAAGCCGCCTTCATGTTCGACCCGCAGCGCGACGGCGTCTACACCGCCGGCATCAGCGCCATTCCCACCGGGCGCATCCTCAACACCACGGCCATCACGCCCGTGGACCCGAGCCTGGTGACCGGCGACAACTACACCATCACGTTCAGCGCCGTCGGCCCCGGAGCCACGCCCGGCACCACGACCGCCACCTACACCCTCACCAACACC from Acidovorax sp. A79 includes the following:
- the flgL gene encoding flagellar hook-associated protein FlgL, translating into MSNSIYRLGTANMYDNALRNLGTRQTSLSNLQENLTSGKRVVRASDDPVSAAQAERAINRLARIQTEQRALETQRNAIAQAESALGDAVNLVQNFRELVVSAGNAALTPNERTTIANQLQGLREQLVEVANRKDTNGIPLLGALGSALAPFLGPLSSSPDYSFDGLPGQAASSGVTIPGALDGEAAFMFDPQRDGVYTAGISAIPTGRILNTTAITPVDPSLVTGDNYTITFSAVGPGATPGTTTATYTLTNTTTGAVSPAVVVPDFPSDKPVTIAVTGIPGLTFDIKGNPANGDTITLQPSPSMFSTMDSAINGIRNAPNSNAAAQAVGQALGNMDIGLERMHNMRGYAGELLNRADRITGDQEKRSIQLESDRSRAEDLDMIQGISDFQNQQVGYEAALKSYAQVQKLSLFNFIS